Within Dreissena polymorpha isolate Duluth1 chromosome 13, UMN_Dpol_1.0, whole genome shotgun sequence, the genomic segment agcaatcagttgagctaaaaatgttacaaaatactgaaaatgatTCATTATGTACTTACTGGACcctcataaatgggttaattttctTCTCTTCCTCAATAGTTGATGGTATCGTAGGAACATTGGATTCTCTTAGTTTCTGAAGATCAATACACAgaattaaaaatttcaactggtaaaagcaaacataaaataaccctttcccactcagaagcaaagtgaaaatggcattgtgcaaacagcataaaaccagaacagcctgcgagtaactcgcagtctgttcaggtttgatgctgtttgctgctcatcagtatcaaaggattggaaatgaagcctttaaaacttgaatctagttaggaaggtctttcattaaatttaactttccaagggactacaaatgagtcaaaatatgtctctaagtgggaaagggttaaaatcaaGTATATGTATATCATCAACTTGTTACCATTTTAAGCTAGTTCGAATTGATACatgtgttaacaatgtttgtaaGTATATTCATATGCAATGGTAACAAAGTTTGAATGTATGTTCATATGCCACAGAGTAATTTTTTTCTGGTACAAACAATGAATGGTCATGTTAAGCATTACCTTTGCCCATTCCATTTTGTTACGGATATAAGCATTCTCTGGCTCAACATGCTCAGCATATTTCAAGTTCTGTATTGTGTATTCATGTCCACAGAACACCCTCTAAAACAATAAAAGCAAAATGTTTACCGGAGTCACATCTTGCAAGAATGGGTCTTATGCCCTATGCCAACATAGCAAGAGACTAGCCTGCAAAATAGTGCTGTCTGGTCAGGAGTTATGTTGTCCACTAAATGAgtcccgttctgagaaaactgggcataatgcatgtgcgtaaattgtcgtcttagataagcctgtgcagttcgcacaggctaaccagggacgacactttccgcctaaattggatttttgctaagaagagactttattttaaccaaaaatgtcataaaagcggaaagtgttgtccctgattagcctgtgcggattgcacaggctaatttgggaggacactttacgcacatgcattatgccgagttttctcaaaacacgactcatttaGTCAAGCAAGGGTTATTGGTCTCATAAGCAGCCATGGTAGGTCATGACCAGACTCTGccactgcacaggcttgtctttAGCTGTGCTGGCTTCATATGGCTTAAGACCCATATAGGCATGACTCTGCTTATAAAATATATCCTATTTTCGTAAATCTGTCAAGCACCCACAAAatcaacataaaaatattatctATACTTAGTTATGTCTTTAAAGACTTTCACATACTAGTACAATAGaatattggataataaatgttaCATCTCAGCCAATTATTGACAGTTTTCAAACACTGTTGACTTTTAAATTAAAGTGAAGCACCTAAAATGAACATCTAGCCAGATGTAACATAATAGCAACCCCTTTATGTCTCTGTGGACACCATGAAACAACATAAAGTTACTTTATCGAATGCAATCAGTATGAACACATTCGTTGTAAACTTATAAATACGAAATTTATATATTCTGTCCCCTGCTTTGAAACTATTGTATATTGACACAACAATCATTCCTACTTAACCATTACTGTAATAGCTGACACAgttaataaacttattttaaaaagcaAGCAATTTGATATGTAAATATGCTACAGAAAGACTCCCAAACGTTTTTTCTTTCAAGTCTTAAAAAACCTCTTTCTCCTTTTTCCAAACTTCTGCCACTTTAACTCCTACACCTTGCCACTTTATCTCCTACACCTTTCAACTGTCATCCAATAACCTATAACAAATGAAACTCCCATAACATGCACCTGTATATATACCTAGGGAGAAGAACCATATATATAAGACCTTGTCTTTTGTTCCAATTCCTTTGGAACATGTACATATTATCAATGTTGTttacaaatgtttgtttgaaGTTAATATGTTTCAAGGGACCTGTTCacagttcggtaaattgacaaaattgttttaagatttgcaaattttctatATAGTTATGTGATTTGTCAGGAAACAATAATGCTGAactttaacatgctctaaaatattcattttatgcatcttttgacgaattaaaCCCTCCAAAGGTCGTCGGTTCGAGTCCAGGTGAGGATAactgtttttctttcttaaattgtattcttgttttatactggagctctttagttccaatgtttatatttatcaatttaaaccaGTAAATGGCAAATTCAAAAGATGccaaaatatgttaacaagtccctttaaacgtAACTCTGTTCATTGTAATTAACAGTCTCAGTTTAATAGTAGTATGGGCAAATCTAGTTTAATTTCAGCATGCAAACATACAGTTTTTGCTGGTAGATTCCCCAGGATTTCAATCAAAGCCTTGTACATCTCTGGGGGAGTTCCCTCAAAGAACCGTCCACAACCAGCACTGAACAATGTATCCCCTGCAAAACACAATAAGGATGCATGAGAGGAAGAAAGATTATGTTTGAAAACATTATACACTACCTAATAGTAGACTACTTAGAGAAAGATATGTAGCAAAATAAAACAGTGTTGCACCAttctttatttaagaaataatttctgtTTCAGTGTTGGTTATTGCTGTTATAACCAACAGTATTGAGTGTCAACTACCAGGCTGATAGCCTTAGAGGTTTAATAACAAGCATCCGCAAGACAAAGCATTGGTTATTCACGCAATGGCCAACACTAagccataaattattttgattttacCACAATTTTTCCTGAATTGCATGATGATGATCtgaatgttaaccctttgcatgctgggaaatttgtcttctgctaaaatgttgtctgctgaatttctaaaattagcattttctttatttttttgttcaaaaaatactatcagcatagcaaacagtttggatcctgatgagacgccacgatctgtggcgtctcatctggatccaaactgtttgcaaaggccttcaaaattcggttcccgcactgaaagggttaaactataTCATAATTTGTGAATGCTTATGAAGATAATATGTAGCTGATTTTACTCCTTttggtttcatttcatcgtgACTCAGAAAGTTACTGGTTCTCTGGTATGCACATAACCATTGAGTAGCTAAATGTTATAAAATTGAAGAGTATTCTCTTTTAGATTGCTATCTCATTTGAACCATGACAAGTTGAGGTTagtttttatttacactttaattTTGTATGAATAATTCTGGGACAAGTTGTTTTAACcctaaatgctttacattgaccgTCCAAGCCTGTTTGTTTTTGTAAGTTTGTTGTGTACATGTGTGTTTTGTCTACAACATAATTTTTGTGCCCCTTTTGGACATTAGCTTCAAGCCATAAAAAAGGACAGCTTTGTATGGCCCAAATGCCATTTCATTGGATGATCAAAACTGAGAATTTTTCACCAGCTATAAGggcaaaactgttgtttttttctgacaTCTGACAGACAACAAAGTTGAAGTGTACTGGTATGAAACTCTTACACAGGGATGGAAATTTATAGGGCCACACTAGCCAATGACCTGGAAAGTCTGAGGGGGCAGTGTTTTTTTCTTAGTTTAAAGTCAGGGCTGGTATTtggccccatttccaatggaaacaaatatatgtgtttttttttaaattgggaattaaCAATTCCCAGTTGacggtttccaaaaaaaataatgtaaatctCAACATTTAGTGTTTATCTccaatccagctctataagttgaatcTTAGTAGATATAatagtaaaaacatttttattttcaattttgaagaaaaacaacagtaacaacactaatttccaaatGTTAGTCAAAATGTGtagatttttcccaatccaaagggatcGGCCTCATtcctaaaatggtgaaaaaaaacattggagGGCCATTAGATTATCTGGAATACACTCACAAGTCTTCTGTACAAGCAATATTAAGAACGAGTGTGGCCAAAATATTAGTTTTGCAACCTTACTCTAACACTGACCTGTGAATACAGCAGTTTCTACTACCTCCCCTGTCATATTGTCATAGCAACAAATATGACCCATACTGACCTGTGAATACAGCTGGTTCTACTCCCTCCCGTCACATAAGAGCAAATATGGCCCGTACTGACCTGTGAATACAGCTGGTATTACTCCCTCCTGTCACATTGTAGCAAATGTGGCCCGTACTGACCTGTGAATACTGCTGGTTCTACTCCCTCCCCTGTCTCATAGTAGCAAATATGGCCCAAACTGACCTGTGCATACAGCTGGTTCTACTACCTCCCGCCACATAGTTGCAAATATGGCCCATACTGACCTATGAATACAGCTGGTTCTACTCCCTCCCGTCACATAGTAACAAATGTTGCCCGTACTGACCTGTGAATTCAGCTGGTTCTACTCCCTCCCCTGTCACATAGTAACAAATGTGGCCCGTACTGACCTGTGATTACTGCTGGTTCTACTCCCTCCCCTGTCACATAGTAGCAAATGTGGCCCGTATTGACCTGTGAATACAGCTGGTTCTACTCCCTCCCCTGTCACATAGTAGCAAATGTGGCCCGTACTGACCTGTGAATACTGCTGGTTCTACTCCCTCCCCTGTCACATAGTAGCAAGTGTGGCCCATACTGACCTGTGAATACAGCTAGTTCTACTCCCTCCCCTGCAGCAAATGTGGCCCGTACTGACCTTTGAACACAGCTGGTTCTACTCTCTCCCCTGTCACATAGTAGCAAATATGGCCAATACTGACCTGTGAATACAGCTGGTTCTTCTCCTTCCCCTGTCACATAGTAGCAAATGTGGCCTGTAGTGTGGCAAGGTGTGAACAGACATTGGATGTTCAAGTTACCCAGCTGTAATTACAAAAGTAATTAAACTCTTATTCGTCTGTTATCATTTACaagacaaaacaagagctgtgtttgtgaaacacaattccccctactgcgccgctttgaagccatatatttaacctttgaccttgaaggatgaccttgacctttcacctcttaaaatgtgcagctccatgagatacacatgcatgccaaatatcaagttgctatcttcaatattgcaaaagttatgaccaaggttaaagtttgacAGACAgatagaatgacagacagacagacagaatgacagacagacaggccaaaaacaataaaccccccatcattcgatccgggggcataaaaacaatatgaaaccactaaattttcattttaataagcaTTTCTCAACACAGGTCGCTCCACTATTCTTTCGCTTTTATAGTATAATGAATGGTTTCTGTAACTTCTGATAAAAGAACCACAAAGACATTTTTGAAGGTGCATCTCTGTGGTAAATGTAGTCTCTTGAGTGGTTACAAGCTTAAAGCTGAAGACACAGGACAGCTGAGGTAACACCTGACATAGACTATAAAaagtttgaatgttttatttcaattgtggGCATTTCTTTTTCACAAGCCTGCTGCAATAAAGTGTAGTTCTGATTCAAGATATCATCACTAACAATGGATGACCACTTAATTTGATATTATAATTGTCATATTAACAATAACATGTGAAAAAAGTTAGTTACCAGTAATTATGGTTTTTCATTTAGGTTGATACTGTATTTGAATTGAGTCGTATTCAATAATGTCATTTAAATCTTTGCAGGAAATCTAAAAATTAGTCCGGTATAACCTATTTTTATTTTTggatttgtcttttttttttacaaaacaaacaaaaaacaagacaaaatATCAGTAGGAGgactttaataaaaatcttcttTAAGTGCTAACATTATTTCATGTACATTTTATTCCGTCACATACCATCCATTGTTTCTTCAATACAACAAGACTATTTAAAATTGAGATATTTTAACAACAAGATGTTGTGTATCTACTCAATTTTGTAAAgtgctttgtgtattgtataaGGAGACATCGATAAAAGCTTACAAAGAGCTAGCAAGAGAATGTCAATATACTGTCAGTTGCCTGTTGTGCCCCACTTTCTCAGTGAGGGCCCCTATGCGGTCGTCACCGCCGTACACAGGCAGTGGCCCAGTCTTCTTGATAAGCTCCACATTACCGCCAGCGTGGTCCCAGTGATGATGGGTCGTCAGAACGCAGCTCAAGGTCACCTGCTCTTCCTCTACAGCTTTGAGCAGCTGGATAGGacacaatttttataattatttgagcAGCCACTTAcagtgaaaactgggcttaatgcatgtgtgtaaaacgtcccagattagcatgtgcagtcctgaCAAGCTAATCTGGTAAGAGACTTTCTGCCTGaaatagatttttgtttagaagaggcttcctttaaaccaaacataccataaaagcagaaagtgcccccccccccttattagcctgttcagactgtacaggcttatctgggatgaaacttagtgcacatgcattaagtcaagtATTCCCAAAAGGAGGCTTAATTGTTAATGTAAATATTGATCAAATTTTTACTGGCGTTTTTATAGAGGGTTGTTTTGTGTTCAATAAAACCTTTGCAAATGTTAATGGTTTCGTAACAATGTGTTGCACGCAAAGCATGTGTGTCTACTCCAAAGGTAAAGGTAATACTTGTCAATGTCGTAGGTCAAAGGATGTAGATGTATCGTCATGATACAGCTTTTGCAGTCAgcttatttaaatgaacaaggGTAACCTCTGTGAGAGGACTCTTGTGAATACATCTAAGTGTTCAGATTACAAATATTCAAGGTCAAACTCATCTCtcaatatataaaaatgaaatgctTTCTTGACAACGATggcagaaaacaaaacaaattaaataacggGTACCTAGTAAAACTTCAGAAACCATCtccataattttgttttaaattataacttttaaaattcaatTGAAAGCTTTCTAGCATGTATGTCGGTATTTAGCTAgcattattgtatattgttaatCAAAGTtatacattttgttgttgttgttgtagtttttgttATACAACAGTAgttatgtttcatgaaaaaaaaattgagtccTCAATATTTTCCATCAAACAAGTAAAACCCTGTTTTTCACCTAATTTTACAGGTCtccaattattattttatcagcaAAATTGTCCTATTACAAAATTATTATATTGCATGAATTTCAGTCCAATCTAAAAAGCAACATTATATTCTTAAATTATAAGACTACACTGCATTACTTTTTCAGGTTCAACAGGATCTACTGCAGCACATGTCTGAGTTGCCTCATCTATGAGGAGGTACATGTAATTATCTTCCAAAGCTGGTACCAAACGTACCCTCATGTTTAGCAGCCGAGTTAATGTACTTCTGAAGTGGTTGTCATAAACTGCAAATTGCCAAATTGGccaaagtttcaatttaatctaTCTTTAAATACTGCCGGACTCCCCTCGCGGGTATTACTGGCAGGTCGTTTACTTTTAATCTGTAAATCATTATCATGCAAATTTGAAATAAGCAAATTAGGTATTTAGTCTGAAAATAAATAGGCAAAAGACTTAAAAATGATGTTCTAGATATTGCAACTAGTGTTCTAAATAAAGGCCTT encodes:
- the LOC127855815 gene encoding hydroxyacylglutathione hydrolase, mitochondrial-like, whose amino-acid sequence is MSLVRKFTSKFYLQKVYDNHFRSTLTRLLNMRVRLVPALEDNYMYLLIDEATQTCAAVDPVEPEKLLKAVEEEQVTLSCVLTTHHHWDHAGGNVELIKKTGPLPVYGGDDRIGALTEKVGHNRQLTLGNLNIQCLFTPCHTTGHICYYVTGEGEEPAVFTGDTLFSAGCGRFFEGTPPEMYKALIEILGNLPAKTRVFCGHEYTIQNLKYAEHVEPENAYIRNKMEWAKKLRESNVPTIPSTIEEEKKINPFMRVQEGSVHKHVGGATDPIEVMRLLRLEKDTFKAK